In a single window of the Rhopalosiphum padi isolate XX-2018 chromosome 1, ASM2088224v1, whole genome shotgun sequence genome:
- the LOC132920933 gene encoding adenosylhomocysteinase, whose protein sequence is MENGVTHKFKVADLSLAEWGRKEIILAEKEMPGLMSLRKKYGPLKILKGARIAGCLHMTIQTAVLIETLIELGAEVQWSSCNIFSTQDHAAAAIAKAGIPVFAWKGETEEEYLWCIEQTLVFADGNPLNMILDDGGDLTTLVHEKYPQFLDGIKGVSEETTTGVHNLYKMKKAGILKMAAINVNDSVTKSKFDNLYGCRESLIDGVKRATDIMIAGKVCVVAGFGDVGKGCAMSLQAFGGRVIVTEIDPINALQASIAGFEVTTMDEVCSKGQIYVTTTGCKGIITGEHFPHMPDDAIVCNIGHFDCEIEVTWLEKNAVDKVNIKPQVDRYTLANGRHIILLAEGRLVNLGCATGHSSFVMSTSFTNQVLAQIELFTKTDQYEHDVYVLPKKLDEEVAALHLDHLGVKLTKLTPDQSKYLGIPVDGPYKPDNYRY, encoded by the coding sequence ATGGAAAACGGAGTCACCCACAAATTTAAAGTTGCAGATTTATCTCTTGCTGAATGGGGCcgcaaagaaattattttagctGAAAAAGAAATGCCTGGTTTAATGTCCTTACGTAAAAAATATGGTCCACTCAAAATTCTCAAGGGTGCTCGTATAGCTGGATGTCTTCATATGACTATTCAAACAGCTGTCCTCATTGAAACTCTAATTGAACTAGGCGCTGAAGTACAATGGTCTAGCTGTAACATATTTAGTACTCAAGATCATGCAGCTGCAGCAATCGCTAAAGCTGGAATCCCTGTGTTTGCTTGGAAAGGTGAAACTGAAGAAGAATACTTATGGTGCATTGAACAAACCTTGGTATTTGCCGATGGTAATcctttaaatatgattttggaTGATGGTGGAGATTTGACCACACTAGTACATGAGAAATATCCTCAGTTTTTGGATGGAATCAAAGGAGTATCTGAAGAAACTACCACTGGTGTTCACAATctatacaaaatgaaaaaagCCGGTATTTTAAAGATGGCAGCTATTAATGTAAATGACTCAGTTACAAAAAGTAAATTTGATAACTTATATGGTTGTCGCGAGTCCCTTATTGATGGTGTGAAACGGGCAACAGATATTATGATAGCAGGAAAGGTCTGTGTTGTTGCTGGTTTTGGTGATGTTGGCAAAGGATGTGCTATGTCATTGCAAGCTTTTGGCGGTCGTGTTATTGTCACTGAAATTGACCCAATTAATGCACTTCAAGCATCTATTGCTGGTTTTGAAGTAACCACTATGGATGAAGTCTGTTCAAAGGGACAAATATATGTGACGACAACAGGTTGCAAAGGTATTATTACTGGTGAACACTTCCCACATATGCCAGATGATGCTattgtttgtaatattggtcattTTGATTGTGAGATTGAAGTGACTTGGTTAGAAAAGAATGCTGTTGATAAAGTAAATATCAAACCCCAAGTGGACCGATACACTCTGGCCAATGGTAGACACATTATTCTTTTGGCAGAAGGAAGGTTGGTGAATTTAGGTTGTGCTACTGGACATTCATCATTTGTTATGAGCACGTCCTTTACTAATCAAGTTCTTGcacaaattgaattatttaccaAAACAGACCAGTATGAACATGACGTATATGTATTACCTAAGAAATTAGATGAAGAAGTAGCAGCTTTACATTTGGACCACTTGGGTGTCAAGTTGACCAAGCTTACTCCTGATCAATCTAAATATCTTGGAATTCCAGTTGATGGGCCATACAAACCTGACAATTACAGATACTAA